In Candidatus Dadabacteria bacterium, the genomic stretch GAAAGCAACCGGCGAAATCGTTGAGATAAAAGACGTAAACATACACATTTCCAAAGACGGAAAAGTTTACTTCAACGACGTGCTTATGCGCTCCGCCAACTCCCTGAAGCGGGAGTTTCAGAAGATACCCAACAAAGATACCCTGGTAATAATAAGGGCGGACTCCCAAGCTATGCACGGCCCGGTGGTAAGCACCATGGATCTGGCAAAGACCCAGGGGTTCTCGAAAATAGCAATCGGAGTTGAACCGAAGCGATAAAACTTCCCTGTAATCGCTTCCCCGGCAACCCTGACGGTAACAAGTAAAATTGAATTCAACGAAAAGCGCCTTAGCCTCGCTTACAGACCTCATAACAAGATTCTTCATCCTCTGGATAATTCTGTTCTCAGCCGTAGCATACTTTTTCCCCTCCGTTTTCCGGGATCTCGGATTCCTCATAGTGCCCATGCTCGCGGTGATAATGTTCGCCATGGGCATAACGCTCAGAACGGATGACTTCAGAAGAGTTTTTTCAAGACCGCTTGAGATCCTGACAGGCGTTTTCACTCAATACGCCGTGATGCCTCTTTTGGGTTTTCTCCTTGTCCTTGCCTTCGATACACCTCCCCTTGTCGCCGCGGGGGTCGTTCTCGTAGGTTCATGCCCCGGAGGAACGGCGTCAAACGTGATCACCTATCTGGCAAGGGGCGATCTCGCGCTTTCCGTAACTCTGACTTCGGTCTCGACGCTCCTTTGCCCGTTTTTCCTGCCAGCGCTCATGTACGTTTACGCGGGAAGATGGATAGATGTTCCGGTCGCCGATCTTTTTATCTCCGCGCTTCAGATAGTACTGCTGCCGATCCTGCTCGGAGTGGTATTGAGGAAGCTGCTCGGGAGAAAATCAGAGGCCGTCCTGCCCTTTCTGCCCTCAGTATCGTCTCTTGTTATAGCTTTTGTGGTGGGAATAATAGTGGCTCTGAACGCGGAGTCCATAAAAACCATCGGCGCGGTGGTTTTCCTCATAGTAATAATCCATAACGCCCTCGGTCTCACATGCGGTTATCTTATAGCGAAGGCAATGGGTTTCGGAGAAAGCAGCGCCAGGGCGATATCCGTTGAGGTGGGAATGCAGAACTCGGGGCTCGCGGCAGCTCTTTCCCAGATACATTTCGGCTATCTCTCGGCCCTTCCCGCCGCGCTTTTCAGCATCTGGCACAATATCTCGGGCGCAGCTATAGCCTGGTTATGGAGAACCAGAAAGATTAAAGATTAATGAACAAAACCGATAAAA encodes the following:
- a CDS encoding biopolymer transporter ExbD, translating into MRFTQRKDSRRSGIDLAPIVDVVFNLLIFFALTLNFAISSGIKVNLPKATGEIVEIKDVNIHISKDGKVYFNDVLMRSANSLKREFQKIPNKDTLVIIRADSQAMHGPVVSTMDLAKTQGFSKIAIGVEPKR
- a CDS encoding bile acid:sodium symporter family protein, coding for MNSTKSALASLTDLITRFFILWIILFSAVAYFFPSVFRDLGFLIVPMLAVIMFAMGITLRTDDFRRVFSRPLEILTGVFTQYAVMPLLGFLLVLAFDTPPLVAAGVVLVGSCPGGTASNVITYLARGDLALSVTLTSVSTLLCPFFLPALMYVYAGRWIDVPVADLFISALQIVLLPILLGVVLRKLLGRKSEAVLPFLPSVSSLVIAFVVGIIVALNAESIKTIGAVVFLIVIIHNALGLTCGYLIAKAMGFGESSARAISVEVGMQNSGLAAALSQIHFGYLSALPAALFSIWHNISGAAIAWLWRTRKIKD